One genomic region from Lathamus discolor isolate bLatDis1 chromosome 21, bLatDis1.hap1, whole genome shotgun sequence encodes:
- the ARMC6 gene encoding armadillo repeat-containing protein 6 isoform X1 translates to MRAGLGSAVACVRWPVGAGALSAAGGAREGAAQRTAGDRGQGGGSSCSSKMGSKQITQETFDDAVQENITEFEMDPEEAVREAVQQFESQGVDLSNIVKAVRPPASENGQKQKHEILLTLDALGKAVDDSDLAEVAEQLVVFTAQCKEQLAFRCLAGQNGAYPVVFSACQVASGDRNLMLKAFYTLSALLDGQPDLLDTAGQDLLLQTLQEYREDADMVLAGIRCVRHACLKHEQNRQDFVKGGILPLLTGAIVQHRHSADVVRTASSALRIMTFDDDIRVPFGHAHDHAKMIVLENDGLRVLIEAAKAFTDNSSVLSELCATLSRLSVRNEFCQEIVDLGGLNFMVSLLADCIDHPDVVKQVLSAIRAVAGNDDVKDAIVSAGATDLIVLAISHHLTNPQICEQGCAALCMLALRKPENCSIIMEGGGALAALQAMKAHPREVAVQKQACMLIRNLVSRSRDFSQPILEMGAENLITEARATHRDCDDVAKAALRDLGCKVELRELWTGQKGGLAQ, encoded by the exons ATGCGCgctgggctcggctcggctGTCGCCTGCGTACGGTGGCCGGTTGGGGCTGGGGCTCTGAGCGCGGCGGGAGGAGCCCGTGAAGGAGCGGCGCAGCGGACCGCGGGGGACCGAG gacaaggaggtgGTTCATCCTGTTCGAGTAAAATGGGGTCAAAACAGATCACACAAGAAACATTTGATGATGCAGTGCAAGAAAACATCACAGAGTTTGAGATGGACCCTGAAGAGGCTGTGAGAGAAGCTGTGCAGCAGTTTGAGTCCCAAG gtgTTGACCTAAGCAATATTGTGAAAGCTGTGCGGCCGCCGGCCTCTGAAAATGGgcagaaacaaaagcatgaGATTTTGCTG ACTTTAGATGCCCTTGGGAAAGCTGTTGATGACTCTGACCTTGCTGAGGTGGCCGAGCAGCTTGTGGTCTTCACTGCTCAGTGCAAAGAGCAGCTGGCGTTCCGCTGCCTGGCTGGGCAGAATGGTGCCTATCCTGTGGTGTTCTCTGCCTGCCAGGTGGCTTCAGGAGACAGAAATCTAATGCTGAAAGCCTTTTATACTTTGTCTGCCCTCTTGGATGGACAGCCAGACCTGCTTGACACTGCTGGCCAGGATCTGTTGCTCCAAACTCTGCAGGAATACAGGGAGGATGCGGACATGGTGCTGGCTGGGATCCGGTGCGTTCGCCACGCCTGTCTGAAGCACGAGCAGAACCGTCAGGACTTTGTGAAAGGTGGGATTCTGCCTCTCCTGACCGGAGCCATAgtccagcacagacacagcgCTGATGTCGTCCGCACGGCCTCCTCGGCCCTCAGGATCATGACGTTTGATGATGACATCCGCGTGCCCTTTGGCCATGCTCATGATCATGCTAAAATGATTGTGTTGGAAAACGATGGGCTAAGAGTCCTCATTGAAGCTGCAAAAG CCTTCACAGATAACTCCAGTGTTCTCAGTGAGCTGTGTGCCACCCTCTCTCGCCTCTCTGTCAGGAATGAATTCTGTCAAGAAATTGTAGATCTTGGAGGCTTAAATTTTATGGTATCTCTCCTGGCTGACTGCATCGACCATCCA GACGTGGTGAAGCAGGTGCTCAGCGCCATCCGAGCAGTTGCAGGGAACGACGATGTGAAAGATGCCATCGTGAGCGCTGGGGCGACAGACCTCATTGTCCTCGCCATAAGCCATCACCTCACCAACCCTCAG ATCTGTGAGCAGGGTTGTGCAGCCTTGTGCATGTTGGCTCTGCGCAAGCCCGAGAACTGTTCCATCATCATGGAGGGTGGCGGGGCGCTGGCGGCCCTTCAGGCCATGAAAGCACACCCCCGAGAGGTGGCTGTACAG aaACAGGCTTGCATGCTGATCCGCAACCTGGTCTCCCGGAGCCGGGACTTTTCTCAGCCCATCTTAGAGATGGGAGCTGAGAACCTCATAACAGAAGCTCGTGCAACACACAGGGACTGCGATGACGTGGCCAAAGCAGCGCTAAGGGATCTGGGCTGCAAAGTGGAGCTCCGTGAGCTGTGGACCGGTCAGAAGGGAGGCCTGGCTCAGTGA
- the ARMC6 gene encoding armadillo repeat-containing protein 6 isoform X3 gives MRAGLGSAVACVRWPVGAGALSAAGGAREGAAQRTAGDRGQGGGSSCSSKMGSKQITQETFDDAVQENITEFEMDPEEAVREAVQQFESQGVDLSNIVKAVRPPASENGQKQKHEILLTLDALGKAVDDSDLAEVAEQLVVFTAQCKEQLAFRCLAGQNGAYPVVFSACQVASGDRNLMLKAFYTLSALLDGQPDLLDTAGQDLLLQTLQEYREDADMVLAGIRCVRHACLKHEQNRQDFVKGGILPLLTGAIVQHRHSADVVRTASSALRIMTFDDDIRVPFGHAHDHAKMIVLENDGLRVLIEAAKAFTDNSSVLSELCATLSRLSVRNEFCQEIVDLGGLNFMVSLLADCIDHPDVVKQVLSAIRAVAGNDDVKDAIVSAGATDLIVLAISHHLTNPQMDTGYSVLYQTSNLVYVPEEQHVSVEKYILKELPDKETSSKCFLFLKAPFPGSVSSLCVADL, from the exons ATGCGCgctgggctcggctcggctGTCGCCTGCGTACGGTGGCCGGTTGGGGCTGGGGCTCTGAGCGCGGCGGGAGGAGCCCGTGAAGGAGCGGCGCAGCGGACCGCGGGGGACCGAG gacaaggaggtgGTTCATCCTGTTCGAGTAAAATGGGGTCAAAACAGATCACACAAGAAACATTTGATGATGCAGTGCAAGAAAACATCACAGAGTTTGAGATGGACCCTGAAGAGGCTGTGAGAGAAGCTGTGCAGCAGTTTGAGTCCCAAG gtgTTGACCTAAGCAATATTGTGAAAGCTGTGCGGCCGCCGGCCTCTGAAAATGGgcagaaacaaaagcatgaGATTTTGCTG ACTTTAGATGCCCTTGGGAAAGCTGTTGATGACTCTGACCTTGCTGAGGTGGCCGAGCAGCTTGTGGTCTTCACTGCTCAGTGCAAAGAGCAGCTGGCGTTCCGCTGCCTGGCTGGGCAGAATGGTGCCTATCCTGTGGTGTTCTCTGCCTGCCAGGTGGCTTCAGGAGACAGAAATCTAATGCTGAAAGCCTTTTATACTTTGTCTGCCCTCTTGGATGGACAGCCAGACCTGCTTGACACTGCTGGCCAGGATCTGTTGCTCCAAACTCTGCAGGAATACAGGGAGGATGCGGACATGGTGCTGGCTGGGATCCGGTGCGTTCGCCACGCCTGTCTGAAGCACGAGCAGAACCGTCAGGACTTTGTGAAAGGTGGGATTCTGCCTCTCCTGACCGGAGCCATAgtccagcacagacacagcgCTGATGTCGTCCGCACGGCCTCCTCGGCCCTCAGGATCATGACGTTTGATGATGACATCCGCGTGCCCTTTGGCCATGCTCATGATCATGCTAAAATGATTGTGTTGGAAAACGATGGGCTAAGAGTCCTCATTGAAGCTGCAAAAG CCTTCACAGATAACTCCAGTGTTCTCAGTGAGCTGTGTGCCACCCTCTCTCGCCTCTCTGTCAGGAATGAATTCTGTCAAGAAATTGTAGATCTTGGAGGCTTAAATTTTATGGTATCTCTCCTGGCTGACTGCATCGACCATCCA GACGTGGTGAAGCAGGTGCTCAGCGCCATCCGAGCAGTTGCAGGGAACGACGATGTGAAAGATGCCATCGTGAGCGCTGGGGCGACAGACCTCATTGTCCTCGCCATAAGCCATCACCTCACCAACCCTCAG ATGGATACCGGATACAGTGTTTTATACCAAACGTCAAACTTGGTTTACGTGCCAGAGGAGCAGCatgtttcagtggaaaaatacattttaaaagaattgcCAGACAAGGAAACAAGCtccaaatgctttcttttccttaaagcaCCATTTCCAGGCAGTGTTTCTTCCCTCTGTGTTGCAGATCTGTGA
- the ARMC6 gene encoding armadillo repeat-containing protein 6 isoform X2: MGSKQITQETFDDAVQENITEFEMDPEEAVREAVQQFESQGVDLSNIVKAVRPPASENGQKQKHEILLTLDALGKAVDDSDLAEVAEQLVVFTAQCKEQLAFRCLAGQNGAYPVVFSACQVASGDRNLMLKAFYTLSALLDGQPDLLDTAGQDLLLQTLQEYREDADMVLAGIRCVRHACLKHEQNRQDFVKGGILPLLTGAIVQHRHSADVVRTASSALRIMTFDDDIRVPFGHAHDHAKMIVLENDGLRVLIEAAKAFTDNSSVLSELCATLSRLSVRNEFCQEIVDLGGLNFMVSLLADCIDHPDVVKQVLSAIRAVAGNDDVKDAIVSAGATDLIVLAISHHLTNPQICEQGCAALCMLALRKPENCSIIMEGGGALAALQAMKAHPREVAVQKQACMLIRNLVSRSRDFSQPILEMGAENLITEARATHRDCDDVAKAALRDLGCKVELRELWTGQKGGLAQ; encoded by the exons ATGGGGTCAAAACAGATCACACAAGAAACATTTGATGATGCAGTGCAAGAAAACATCACAGAGTTTGAGATGGACCCTGAAGAGGCTGTGAGAGAAGCTGTGCAGCAGTTTGAGTCCCAAG gtgTTGACCTAAGCAATATTGTGAAAGCTGTGCGGCCGCCGGCCTCTGAAAATGGgcagaaacaaaagcatgaGATTTTGCTG ACTTTAGATGCCCTTGGGAAAGCTGTTGATGACTCTGACCTTGCTGAGGTGGCCGAGCAGCTTGTGGTCTTCACTGCTCAGTGCAAAGAGCAGCTGGCGTTCCGCTGCCTGGCTGGGCAGAATGGTGCCTATCCTGTGGTGTTCTCTGCCTGCCAGGTGGCTTCAGGAGACAGAAATCTAATGCTGAAAGCCTTTTATACTTTGTCTGCCCTCTTGGATGGACAGCCAGACCTGCTTGACACTGCTGGCCAGGATCTGTTGCTCCAAACTCTGCAGGAATACAGGGAGGATGCGGACATGGTGCTGGCTGGGATCCGGTGCGTTCGCCACGCCTGTCTGAAGCACGAGCAGAACCGTCAGGACTTTGTGAAAGGTGGGATTCTGCCTCTCCTGACCGGAGCCATAgtccagcacagacacagcgCTGATGTCGTCCGCACGGCCTCCTCGGCCCTCAGGATCATGACGTTTGATGATGACATCCGCGTGCCCTTTGGCCATGCTCATGATCATGCTAAAATGATTGTGTTGGAAAACGATGGGCTAAGAGTCCTCATTGAAGCTGCAAAAG CCTTCACAGATAACTCCAGTGTTCTCAGTGAGCTGTGTGCCACCCTCTCTCGCCTCTCTGTCAGGAATGAATTCTGTCAAGAAATTGTAGATCTTGGAGGCTTAAATTTTATGGTATCTCTCCTGGCTGACTGCATCGACCATCCA GACGTGGTGAAGCAGGTGCTCAGCGCCATCCGAGCAGTTGCAGGGAACGACGATGTGAAAGATGCCATCGTGAGCGCTGGGGCGACAGACCTCATTGTCCTCGCCATAAGCCATCACCTCACCAACCCTCAG ATCTGTGAGCAGGGTTGTGCAGCCTTGTGCATGTTGGCTCTGCGCAAGCCCGAGAACTGTTCCATCATCATGGAGGGTGGCGGGGCGCTGGCGGCCCTTCAGGCCATGAAAGCACACCCCCGAGAGGTGGCTGTACAG aaACAGGCTTGCATGCTGATCCGCAACCTGGTCTCCCGGAGCCGGGACTTTTCTCAGCCCATCTTAGAGATGGGAGCTGAGAACCTCATAACAGAAGCTCGTGCAACACACAGGGACTGCGATGACGTGGCCAAAGCAGCGCTAAGGGATCTGGGCTGCAAAGTGGAGCTCCGTGAGCTGTGGACCGGTCAGAAGGGAGGCCTGGCTCAGTGA
- the ARMC6 gene encoding armadillo repeat-containing protein 6 isoform X4 gives MRAGLGSAVACVRWPVGAGALSAAGGAREGAAQRTAGDRGQGGGSSCSSKMGSKQITQETFDDAVQENITEFEMDPEEAVREAVQQFESQGVDLSNIVKAVRPPASENGQKQKHEILLTLDALGKAVDDSDLAEVAEQLVVFTAQCKEQLAFRCLAGQNGAYPVVFSACQVASGDRNLMLKAFYTLSALLDGQPDLLDTAGQDLLLQTLQEYREDADMVLAGIRCVRHACLKHEQNRQDFVKGGILPLLTGAIVQHRHSADVVRTASSALRIMTFDDDIRVPFGHAHDHAKMIVLENDGLRVLIEAAKGKIHPMLILVLNHLDFLISEQCFGITWSSQEMIQIFATRTMFHSFDEICPERKMSVPEALRWQLMELFVSLSTRYFTAQCRFTGTLSLLRCCILAKKRYSYTLDAE, from the exons ATGCGCgctgggctcggctcggctGTCGCCTGCGTACGGTGGCCGGTTGGGGCTGGGGCTCTGAGCGCGGCGGGAGGAGCCCGTGAAGGAGCGGCGCAGCGGACCGCGGGGGACCGAG gacaaggaggtgGTTCATCCTGTTCGAGTAAAATGGGGTCAAAACAGATCACACAAGAAACATTTGATGATGCAGTGCAAGAAAACATCACAGAGTTTGAGATGGACCCTGAAGAGGCTGTGAGAGAAGCTGTGCAGCAGTTTGAGTCCCAAG gtgTTGACCTAAGCAATATTGTGAAAGCTGTGCGGCCGCCGGCCTCTGAAAATGGgcagaaacaaaagcatgaGATTTTGCTG ACTTTAGATGCCCTTGGGAAAGCTGTTGATGACTCTGACCTTGCTGAGGTGGCCGAGCAGCTTGTGGTCTTCACTGCTCAGTGCAAAGAGCAGCTGGCGTTCCGCTGCCTGGCTGGGCAGAATGGTGCCTATCCTGTGGTGTTCTCTGCCTGCCAGGTGGCTTCAGGAGACAGAAATCTAATGCTGAAAGCCTTTTATACTTTGTCTGCCCTCTTGGATGGACAGCCAGACCTGCTTGACACTGCTGGCCAGGATCTGTTGCTCCAAACTCTGCAGGAATACAGGGAGGATGCGGACATGGTGCTGGCTGGGATCCGGTGCGTTCGCCACGCCTGTCTGAAGCACGAGCAGAACCGTCAGGACTTTGTGAAAGGTGGGATTCTGCCTCTCCTGACCGGAGCCATAgtccagcacagacacagcgCTGATGTCGTCCGCACGGCCTCCTCGGCCCTCAGGATCATGACGTTTGATGATGACATCCGCGTGCCCTTTGGCCATGCTCATGATCATGCTAAAATGATTGTGTTGGAAAACGATGGGCTAAGAGTCCTCATTGAAGCTGCAAAAGGTAAAATTCACCCCATGTTGATCCTTGTTTTGAATCATCTGGATTTTCTTATCTCAGAGCAGTGCTTTGGCATAACTTGGAGCTCCCAAGAGATGATTCAGATATTTGCCACTCGAACGATGTTTCATTCTTTTGATGAAATATGCCCTGAGAGAAAAATGAGTGTTCCAGAGGCACTAAGGTGGCAGTTAATGGAGCTATTTGTCAGTCTGTCTACGAGGTATTTTACAGCCCAGTGTAGGTTTACAGGCACATTATCCCTGCTAAGGTGCTGCATTCTGGCCAAGAAAAGATACTCTTATACTCTAGATGCAGAGTGA